In Pseudomonas alcaliphila JAB1, a single window of DNA contains:
- a CDS encoding TetR/AcrR family transcriptional regulator encodes MTKTTPDKLIDTMIDALQRKGLHGVGLNELLAAADVPKGSLYHHFPNGKTELAVAAIERVGQRAEQAFAALFQRQSDPLDALTIWLQGALGQLQESAFERGCPLATVALESAPQDHEIRAALANAFAAIRQALQQQLQRHGYAQPEGLAALFVALYEGGLLQARVAGSSEPLKQAVATLLHLTRQHRMESPPA; translated from the coding sequence ATGACCAAGACCACTCCCGACAAACTGATCGACACCATGATCGATGCCCTGCAACGCAAGGGTCTGCATGGCGTTGGTTTGAACGAACTGCTGGCTGCCGCCGATGTGCCCAAGGGCAGCCTTTATCACCACTTCCCGAACGGCAAGACCGAACTGGCCGTGGCCGCCATCGAGCGTGTCGGCCAGCGCGCCGAGCAGGCGTTCGCCGCGCTCTTCCAGCGTCAGTCCGATCCACTCGATGCGCTGACTATCTGGCTACAGGGCGCGCTTGGCCAGTTGCAGGAAAGCGCCTTCGAGCGTGGCTGCCCGCTGGCCACCGTGGCCCTGGAAAGCGCTCCGCAAGATCATGAAATTCGTGCAGCCCTGGCCAATGCCTTCGCCGCCATTCGCCAGGCACTGCAGCAGCAGTTGCAACGTCACGGTTACGCACAGCCAGAAGGGCTCGCTGCCCTGTTCGTCGCGCTCTACGAAGGCGGTCTGCTGCAAGCGCGTGTCGCCGGCAGCAGCGAGCCGCTGAAACAGGCCGTCGCCACCCTGCTCCACCTGACCCGCCAGCACCGCATGGAGTCCCCGCCAGCATGA
- a CDS encoding alpha/beta fold hydrolase: MNTAIRRETLPLLALDDYQLTATHYHAEQPQAQLLIAGATGVPQGFYRRFAEHAASRGFNTMTLDYRGIGQSKPDSLRGFEMEYLDWAHLDLAAAVDQHRHAERPLFMIGHSFGGHAFGLLPNHDQVAGFYTFGTGAGWHGWMPRAEQVRVLAMWRLIGPLMTRYKGYLAWSKLGMGEDLPLGVYRQWKRWCRFPRYFFDDPQMPGLAERFAQVKTPMVALNSLDDLWAPPASRDAFMAAYVNAPYQARTLDSQAEGLGAIGHMGYFRPAAQRLWDETLDWFEQLRVEQRAA, from the coding sequence ATGAACACAGCCATCCGCCGCGAAACCCTGCCCCTGCTCGCCCTCGACGATTATCAACTGACCGCCACGCACTATCACGCCGAGCAACCGCAGGCGCAGTTGCTGATCGCCGGCGCCACCGGGGTGCCGCAAGGTTTCTATCGCCGTTTTGCCGAACACGCCGCCAGCCGCGGTTTCAACACCATGACCCTGGACTACCGCGGCATCGGACAATCCAAGCCAGACAGCCTGCGTGGATTCGAGATGGAGTATCTGGACTGGGCCCATCTCGACCTGGCCGCCGCGGTGGATCAACACCGGCACGCCGAGCGCCCACTGTTCATGATCGGCCATTCGTTCGGCGGTCACGCCTTTGGCCTGCTGCCCAACCATGATCAGGTCGCCGGCTTCTACACCTTCGGTACCGGTGCCGGTTGGCACGGCTGGATGCCCAGGGCCGAGCAGGTGCGCGTACTAGCCATGTGGCGCCTGATCGGCCCGCTGATGACGCGCTACAAGGGCTACCTGGCCTGGAGCAAACTGGGCATGGGCGAGGATCTGCCGCTGGGTGTGTACCGTCAGTGGAAACGCTGGTGCCGCTTCCCGCGTTACTTCTTCGACGATCCGCAGATGCCGGGGCTGGCCGAGCGCTTCGCCCAGGTGAAGACACCGATGGTGGCGCTCAACAGTCTGGACGATCTTTGGGCACCGCCGGCCTCGCGCGATGCCTTCATGGCCGCCTATGTGAATGCGCCCTATCAGGCGCGCACGCTCGACTCGCAGGCAGAGGGCCTGGGCGCTATCGGTCATATGGGGTATTTCCGCCCTGCGGCGCAGCGTCTGTGGGACGAGACGCTGGATTGGTTCGAGCAATTGCGCGTCGAACAACGAGCAGCTTGA
- a CDS encoding endonuclease codes for MRAVTLLLGCLATCISSFSLANGQTQLGDVKQAIDQAFWQALYGNGGTTLYCGQTFARESGTLTASPIYSSKQLKSAMRCVTDRQCTIMNPRYPYIVADLHNYYPALTRVELARRNAQFAELADDVPSKFADIGCDLKTSFQLVEPRGEAKGNIARAIFYMHIEYGLPIVGLVPMYKAWHRMDPPDAEEKTRNDKIEVLQGTRNRFIDNPALVDQLISD; via the coding sequence ATGCGCGCAGTCACCTTGCTTCTTGGTTGCCTGGCAACCTGCATCAGCAGCTTCTCCCTGGCCAATGGCCAGACCCAACTGGGCGACGTCAAACAGGCCATCGATCAGGCGTTCTGGCAGGCTCTTTACGGTAATGGCGGCACGACGCTCTATTGCGGCCAGACCTTCGCCCGTGAAAGCGGCACCCTCACTGCCAGCCCGATCTACAGCAGCAAGCAGCTCAAGAGCGCGATGCGCTGCGTCACCGACCGCCAATGCACCATCATGAACCCGCGCTATCCGTACATCGTCGCCGACCTGCACAACTACTACCCGGCGCTGACCCGCGTGGAGCTAGCGCGACGCAATGCCCAGTTCGCCGAACTGGCCGATGATGTACCGAGCAAGTTCGCCGATATCGGCTGCGACCTGAAAACCAGCTTCCAGCTGGTAGAGCCGCGTGGCGAAGCCAAGGGCAATATCGCCCGGGCAATCTTCTACATGCACATCGAATACGGTTTGCCCATCGTCGGCCTGGTGCCAATGTACAAGGCCTGGCACCGCATGGACCCGCCGGATGCCGAAGAAAAGACACGCAACGACAAGATCGAGGTGCTACAGGGCACGCGCAATCGCTTTATCGACAATCCTGCGCTAGTGGATCAGCTGATCAGCGACTGA
- the hutC gene encoding histidine utilization repressor: MTSPTPRYKAIEDFLLERIHGGAYPVNHQIPPEEQLARDFGVSRMTANKAIQNLVQKGYLVRQAGLGTFVTDRKAESPLHEVMNIASEVRGRGHAYSNAVVRCEAIAADDEVALRLGLRLGAEVFHSILVHLQDGLPIQLEDRFVNPRWVPHYLQSDFTQVTPNEVLVASCPISDVEHVVEAVLVDARTAELLQIDPAMPCLSVIRRTWSDDHLISYARLIHPGDRYKLRSLHKRRG; encoded by the coding sequence GTGACCAGTCCCACCCCGCGCTACAAGGCCATCGAGGATTTTCTCCTCGAGCGCATTCACGGCGGCGCCTACCCGGTCAACCACCAGATCCCGCCCGAGGAGCAATTGGCGCGCGACTTCGGCGTCAGCCGCATGACCGCCAACAAGGCGATCCAGAATCTGGTGCAGAAGGGTTATCTGGTGCGTCAGGCCGGGCTCGGCACCTTCGTCACTGACCGCAAGGCCGAGTCGCCTCTGCACGAGGTGATGAACATCGCCAGCGAAGTGCGCGGCCGCGGCCATGCCTACAGCAACGCAGTGGTGCGCTGCGAGGCCATCGCCGCCGATGACGAAGTGGCCCTGCGTCTGGGGCTGCGCCTGGGCGCCGAGGTGTTTCACAGCATCCTCGTGCACCTGCAGGACGGTCTGCCGATCCAGCTCGAGGATCGCTTCGTCAACCCGCGCTGGGTGCCGCATTACCTGCAGAGCGACTTCACCCAGGTCACCCCCAACGAGGTGCTGGTCGCCAGTTGCCCGATCTCGGATGTCGAGCATGTGGTCGAAGCGGTATTGGTGGATGCGCGCACGGCCGAGCTGCTGCAGATCGACCCGGCCATGCCCTGCCTGAGCGTGATCCGTCGCACCTGGTCGGACGATCACCTGATCAGCTATGCCCGGCTGATCCATCCCGGTGACCGCTACAAACTGCGCTCGCTGCACAAACGCAGAGGCTAG
- the hutH gene encoding histidine ammonia-lyase — translation MTTLNLKPGQLTLADLRAAYQAPVQLTLDASAHKAIDASVACVNQIIAEGRTAYGINTGFGLLASTRIANDDLEKLQRSLVLSHAAGIGQPLDDAMVRLIMLLKINSLARGFSGIRRKVIESLIALVNAEVYPHIPLKGSVGASGDLAPLAHMSLVLLGESQARYKGEWLPATEALAIAGLEPMTLAAKEGLALLNGTQVSTAYALRGLFEAEDLYAAASVCGALSVEALLGSRSPFDARIHAARGQRGQIDAAAAFRHLLGDSSEIGRSHAACDKVQDPYSLRCQPQVMGACLTQLRQAAEVLGVEANAVSDNPLVFAAEGEVISGGNFHAEPVAMAADNIALAIAEIGSLSERRVSLMMDKHMSQLPPFLVANGGVNSGFMIAQVTAAALASENKALSHPHSVDSLPTSANQEDHVSMAPAAGKRLWDMAANTRGVLAVEWLGACQGLDFREGLKSTPALEQARQALRAKVPYYVEDRFFAPDIAAADALLAERVLTPLLPAGMLPSVR, via the coding sequence ATGACCACCCTGAACCTGAAACCCGGCCAACTGACCCTGGCCGACCTGCGCGCCGCCTACCAGGCGCCTGTGCAACTGACTCTGGACGCCAGCGCCCATAAGGCCATCGACGCCAGCGTCGCCTGCGTCAACCAGATCATCGCCGAGGGCCGCACCGCCTACGGCATCAACACCGGTTTCGGCCTGCTGGCCTCGACCCGCATCGCCAACGACGACCTGGAAAAGCTGCAGCGCTCGCTGGTGCTGTCCCACGCCGCCGGCATCGGTCAGCCGCTGGATGACGCCATGGTGCGCCTGATCATGCTGCTGAAGATCAACAGCCTGGCGCGCGGTTTCTCCGGCATTCGCCGCAAGGTCATCGAGTCGCTGATCGCCCTGGTCAACGCCGAGGTCTACCCGCATATCCCGCTGAAAGGCTCGGTCGGCGCCTCCGGTGACCTGGCGCCGCTGGCGCATATGTCGCTGGTGCTGCTCGGCGAAAGCCAGGCGCGATACAAGGGTGAATGGCTGCCGGCCACCGAGGCGCTGGCCATCGCCGGCCTGGAGCCGATGACCCTGGCTGCCAAGGAGGGCCTGGCCCTGCTCAACGGCACCCAGGTGTCCACCGCCTACGCCCTGCGCGGGCTGTTCGAGGCCGAGGACCTGTACGCTGCCGCCAGCGTTTGCGGCGCGCTCAGCGTCGAAGCGCTGCTGGGTTCGCGCTCGCCCTTCGATGCGCGCATCCATGCCGCCCGTGGCCAGCGCGGGCAGATCGACGCGGCGGCAGCCTTCCGTCATCTGCTCGGCGACAGCAGCGAGATCGGCCGCTCCCACGCCGCCTGCGACAAGGTGCAGGACCCGTACTCGCTGCGCTGCCAGCCGCAGGTCATGGGCGCCTGCCTGACCCAGCTGCGCCAGGCCGCCGAGGTGCTCGGCGTCGAGGCCAACGCCGTGTCGGACAACCCGCTGGTGTTCGCCGCCGAAGGCGAGGTGATTTCCGGCGGCAACTTCCACGCCGAGCCGGTGGCCATGGCCGCCGACAATATCGCCCTGGCCATCGCCGAGATCGGCTCGCTGTCCGAGCGCCGCGTCTCGCTGATGATGGACAAGCACATGTCGCAGCTACCGCCGTTCCTGGTGGCCAATGGCGGGGTCAACTCCGGCTTCATGATCGCCCAGGTCACTGCCGCGGCCCTGGCCAGCGAGAACAAGGCACTGTCCCACCCGCACAGCGTCGACAGCCTGCCGACGTCGGCCAACCAGGAAGACCACGTTTCCATGGCCCCGGCTGCCGGCAAACGCCTGTGGGACATGGCCGCCAACACCCGTGGCGTGCTGGCCGTGGAATGGCTCGGCGCCTGCCAGGGCCTGGACTTCCGTGAAGGGCTGAAGAGCACCCCTGCGTTGGAACAGGCGCGTCAGGCGCTGCGCGCCAAGGTGCCGTACTACGTCGAGGACCGCTTCTTCGCCCCGGACATCGCCGCTGCCGATGCTCTGCTCGCCGAGCGCGTGCTAACGCCGCTGCTGCCGGCCGGGATGCTGCCTTCGGTGAGGTGA
- the hutU gene encoding urocanate hydratase, with amino-acid sequence MTTKTNKYRDIEIRAPRGTTLTAKSWLTEAPLRMLMNNLDPDVAENPKELVVYGGIGRAARNWECYDKIVESLTNLNDDETLLVQSGKPVGVFKTHSNAPRVLIANSNLVPHWASWEHFNELDAKGLAMYGQMTAGSWIYIGSQGIVQGTYETFVEAGRQHYAGNLKGRWVLTAGLGGMGGAQPLAATLAGACSLNIECQQTSIDFRLRSRYVDEQATDLDDALARIAKYTAEGKAISVALLGNAAEILPELVRRGVRPDMVTDQTSAHDPLNGYLPIGWSWAEYKDRAATDPAGVVKAAKQSMALHVQAMLDFQKMGVPTFDYGNNIRQMAFDEGVSNAFDFPGFVPAYIRPLFCRGIGPFRWAALSGNPEDIYKTDAKVKELIPDDAHLHRWLDMARERIAFQGLPARICWVGLGQRAKLGLAFNEMVRSGELSAPIVIGRDHLDSGSVSSPNRETEAMQDGSDAVSDWPLLNALLNTASGATWVSLHHGGGVGMGFSQHSGMVIVCDGTDEAAARIARVLTNDPGTGVMRHADAGYQIAIDCAKEQGLNLPMIG; translated from the coding sequence GTGACCACCAAGACCAATAAATACCGCGATATCGAAATCCGCGCCCCGCGTGGCACCACGCTCACCGCCAAGAGCTGGCTGACCGAAGCGCCGCTGCGCATGCTGATGAACAACCTCGACCCGGACGTGGCCGAGAATCCCAAGGAGCTGGTGGTGTATGGCGGTATCGGCCGCGCCGCGCGCAACTGGGAGTGCTACGACAAGATCGTCGAGAGCCTGACCAACCTGAATGACGACGAGACCCTGCTGGTGCAATCCGGCAAGCCGGTCGGCGTGTTCAAGACCCACAGCAACGCACCGCGCGTGCTGATCGCCAACTCCAACCTGGTGCCGCACTGGGCGAGCTGGGAGCACTTCAACGAGCTGGATGCCAAGGGCCTGGCCATGTACGGCCAGATGACCGCCGGCAGCTGGATCTACATCGGCAGCCAAGGCATCGTGCAGGGCACCTATGAAACCTTCGTCGAGGCGGGTCGCCAGCACTACGCCGGCAACCTCAAAGGTCGCTGGGTGCTGACCGCAGGCCTGGGTGGCATGGGTGGCGCTCAGCCGCTGGCCGCCACCCTGGCCGGCGCCTGCTCGCTGAACATCGAATGCCAGCAGACCAGCATCGATTTTCGCCTGCGCAGCCGCTACGTCGACGAGCAGGCCACTGATCTGGACGACGCCCTGGCGCGCATCGCCAAGTACACCGCTGAAGGCAAGGCCATCTCCGTCGCCCTGCTGGGCAACGCTGCCGAGATCCTGCCGGAACTGGTACGCCGTGGCGTGCGCCCGGACATGGTCACCGACCAGACCAGCGCCCACGACCCGCTCAACGGCTACCTGCCGATCGGCTGGAGCTGGGCCGAGTACAAGGATCGTGCAGCCACCGATCCGGCTGGCGTGGTCAAGGCCGCCAAGCAGTCCATGGCCTTGCATGTGCAGGCCATGCTCGACTTCCAGAAGATGGGCGTGCCGACCTTCGACTACGGCAACAACATCCGCCAGATGGCCTTTGATGAGGGCGTGAGCAATGCCTTCGACTTCCCCGGTTTCGTCCCGGCCTACATCCGCCCATTGTTCTGCCGCGGCATCGGCCCGTTCCGCTGGGCGGCGCTGTCCGGCAACCCCGAGGACATCTACAAGACCGACGCCAAGGTCAAGGAACTGATCCCGGACGACGCCCACCTGCACCGCTGGCTGGACATGGCCCGCGAGCGCATCGCCTTCCAGGGTCTGCCGGCGCGTATCTGCTGGGTCGGCCTGGGCCAGCGCGCCAAGCTCGGCCTGGCGTTCAACGAGATGGTGCGTTCGGGTGAGCTGAGCGCGCCCATCGTCATCGGCCGCGACCACCTGGACAGCGGCTCGGTGTCCAGCCCCAACCGCGAGACCGAGGCGATGCAGGACGGCTCCGACGCCGTGTCCGACTGGCCGCTGCTCAATGCTCTGCTCAACACCGCCAGCGGCGCCACCTGGGTGTCGCTGCACCACGGCGGTGGCGTGGGCATGGGGTTCTCCCAGCATTCGGGTATGGTCATCGTCTGCGATGGCACCGACGAAGCCGCCGCGCGTATCGCCCGCGTGCTGACCAACGACCCGGGCACCGGGGTGATGCGTCACGCCGATGCCGGTTACCAGATCGCCATCGATTGCGCCAAGGAGCAAGGTCTGAATTTGCCGATGATCGGCTGA
- the hutG gene encoding formimidoylglutamase: MLADRHSMAAWSGRTDPETDSARWHQRIRALAEDSQPGLALLGFACDEGVRRNHGRVGAVAAPQSVRKALANLAWHRQAPAYDAGDVTCEDGDLEAAQARLGRNVCALLDAGHLPLVIGGGHEVAFGSWSGLAEHLSGNPAPKIGIINFDAHFDLRDPAHVHSSGTPFAQIAEQCAARGWPFRYACLGVSRASNTRALFARAAELNVLVREDHQIRESTLESIGAELDAFTAECDALYLTIDIDVLPACEAPGVSAPAARGVRLELLEPLLERLKASGKLRLADLAEINPEYDIDNRTAKVAARLIHLLSL, encoded by the coding sequence ATGCTCGCTGATCGTCACAGCATGGCTGCCTGGAGCGGTCGTACCGACCCGGAAACCGACAGCGCGCGCTGGCACCAGCGCATCCGCGCACTCGCCGAAGACAGCCAGCCGGGCCTGGCCCTGCTGGGGTTCGCCTGCGACGAGGGCGTGCGCCGCAATCATGGCCGCGTCGGTGCTGTCGCTGCGCCGCAAAGCGTACGCAAGGCGCTGGCCAACCTGGCCTGGCACCGTCAGGCGCCGGCCTACGATGCGGGCGACGTGACCTGCGAAGACGGCGACCTGGAAGCGGCGCAGGCGCGCCTCGGTCGCAACGTCTGCGCCCTGCTGGACGCCGGCCATCTGCCGCTGGTGATCGGCGGTGGGCATGAAGTGGCCTTCGGTAGCTGGTCGGGCCTGGCCGAGCATCTGTCTGGCAACCCAGCTCCTAAAATCGGCATCATCAATTTCGACGCCCATTTCGACCTGCGCGACCCGGCCCATGTGCATTCCTCCGGCACGCCCTTCGCGCAGATCGCCGAGCAGTGTGCCGCACGCGGCTGGCCGTTCCGCTACGCCTGCCTCGGCGTCAGCCGCGCCAGCAACACCCGCGCGCTGTTCGCCCGCGCCGCCGAGCTGAACGTGCTGGTGCGCGAGGATCACCAGATCCGCGAGTCGACCCTGGAGAGCATCGGCGCCGAGCTGGACGCCTTCACCGCCGAGTGCGACGCGCTCTATCTGACCATCGACATCGACGTGCTGCCGGCCTGCGAGGCGCCGGGCGTCAGCGCGCCAGCCGCCCGTGGCGTGCGCCTGGAGCTGCTGGAACCGCTGCTCGAACGGCTCAAGGCCAGCGGCAAGCTGCGCCTGGCCGACCTGGCCGAGATCAACCCCGAATACGACATCGACAACCGCACCGCCAAGGTGGCGGCGCGGCTGATTCATCTGCTGAGCCTCTGA
- the hutI gene encoding imidazolonepropionase translates to MPMHSTSKQLWRDVQVFDGLAQLDEAMNVLVEDGRIAGLWPSRTFDEALAQGAVEVGSGGVMTPGLVDCHTHLVYAGNRAGEFEQRLEGVSYETIARNGGGILSSVRATRTASEDELIAASLPRLDALLADGVTTLEIKSGYGLTVESELKMLRVARRLGQLRPVRVLTTLLGAHALPPEYAGRADDYVSLVCNEMIPAAARERLADAVDVFCEGIGFSPAQCERIYQAAQANGLAIKAHAEQLSNLGGSALAAGYGALSADHIEYLDEAGVRAMAEAGTVAVLLPGAFHVLRETQLPPIALLRQYGVPMAVASDANPGTSPICMPTLMANLACTLFRLTPREALAGMTAHGARALGLPELGRIAVGAPADLCLWDIQQPAELAYAVQAGRLRQRVFNGATTHAR, encoded by the coding sequence ATGCCGATGCATTCCACCTCGAAACAGCTCTGGCGCGATGTGCAGGTCTTCGATGGCCTGGCGCAGCTGGACGAGGCGATGAACGTGCTGGTCGAGGACGGTCGCATTGCCGGTCTGTGGCCGTCGCGCACCTTCGACGAGGCGCTGGCTCAAGGTGCAGTCGAGGTGGGGAGCGGCGGCGTGATGACCCCAGGCCTGGTCGACTGCCACACCCATCTGGTCTATGCCGGCAACCGCGCTGGAGAGTTCGAGCAGCGCCTGGAAGGTGTCAGCTACGAAACCATCGCCCGCAACGGTGGCGGCATTCTCAGCAGCGTGCGCGCCACTCGTACAGCGAGCGAGGACGAACTGATCGCCGCCAGCCTGCCGCGTCTCGATGCGCTGCTGGCCGATGGTGTGACCACGCTGGAGATCAAGTCCGGTTACGGTCTGACCGTCGAAAGTGAGTTGAAGATGCTGCGCGTGGCCCGCCGTCTCGGCCAGCTGCGTCCGGTACGGGTGCTGACCACGCTGCTCGGTGCCCATGCCTTGCCGCCGGAATACGCCGGCCGCGCCGACGACTACGTGAGCCTGGTATGCAATGAAATGATCCCGGCCGCTGCCCGTGAACGACTGGCCGATGCCGTGGACGTGTTCTGCGAGGGCATCGGCTTTTCCCCGGCGCAATGCGAGCGCATCTATCAGGCGGCTCAGGCCAACGGCCTGGCGATCAAGGCCCATGCCGAGCAACTGTCCAACCTTGGCGGCAGTGCCCTGGCCGCAGGTTACGGCGCGCTGTCAGCCGACCATATCGAATACCTGGATGAGGCCGGCGTGCGCGCCATGGCCGAGGCCGGCACGGTCGCCGTACTGCTGCCCGGCGCCTTCCACGTGCTGCGCGAAACCCAGTTGCCGCCCATCGCGCTGCTGCGCCAGTACGGCGTGCCGATGGCCGTGGCCAGCGACGCCAACCCCGGCACCTCGCCGATCTGCATGCCCACGCTGATGGCCAACCTGGCCTGCACCCTGTTTCGCCTCACCCCACGCGAAGCCCTGGCCGGCATGACCGCCCATGGCGCCCGCGCCCTCGGCCTGCCCGAGTTGGGCCGCATCGCGGTCGGCGCGCCGGCGGATCTGTGCCTGTGGGATATCCAGCAACCGGCCGAACTGGCCTACGCGGTGCAGGCCGGGCGCCTGCGTCAGCGCGTTTTCAACGGAGCCACTACTCATGCTCGCTGA
- a CDS encoding HutD family protein, protein MPCTLLDPATARAMPWKNGGGSTVELAISPVGAGLEDFAWRISTAQVAVDGAFSSFPDIDRSLAVLAGNGVCLHRADGQREMLLSGGAIAVFGGEEAISAHLLDGPITDLNLMTRRGVWKHELQLLEWQGEQALQNDAEILLLWNATPEALHYQLPEGGQQVLAAHSGVLLENEQGRLTLESDQPSLLYVGRMRRG, encoded by the coding sequence ATGCCCTGCACCCTGCTCGACCCCGCAACTGCCCGCGCAATGCCCTGGAAGAACGGTGGCGGCTCCACCGTGGAATTGGCCATCTCGCCAGTGGGTGCCGGCCTGGAGGATTTCGCCTGGCGCATCAGCACTGCGCAGGTGGCGGTGGATGGTGCCTTTTCCAGCTTCCCGGACATCGACCGCAGCCTGGCCGTGCTCGCCGGTAACGGCGTGTGCCTGCACCGCGCCGACGGGCAGCGCGAAATGCTGCTCAGCGGTGGCGCCATAGCGGTGTTCGGCGGCGAAGAGGCGATCAGCGCCCATCTGCTGGACGGCCCGATCACCGATCTAAATCTGATGACGCGACGCGGCGTCTGGAAGCATGAATTGCAGTTGCTCGAGTGGCAGGGCGAACAGGCGCTGCAGAACGATGCCGAGATTTTGCTGCTGTGGAATGCCACGCCCGAAGCTCTGCATTATCAACTGCCGGAGGGCGGTCAGCAGGTGCTGGCAGCACACAGTGGTGTGCTGCTGGAGAACGAGCAGGGGCGCCTCACACTGGAAAGTGATCAGCCATCGCTACTCTACGTTGGCCGAATGCGCAGAGGCTGA
- a CDS encoding OprD family porin yields MSFRRKTLLALAISTATGAPLALASQAESQGFIEDSHLKFMTRNLYWNHDRHGGADDRREWGQGFRLDYTSGYTQGTLGFGVDLSAYSAIKLDGGRGYSGQAGVLVPDGEGTKDAAGSAGASVKMRLSNTELRYGNNLRPYNPVFAPADARLVPGTATGFWLTSSEWTGLDLEAGHMTASKDFNSTNNDDDFHASYAGVSTDTVDFVGGNYAITDNLSVSLYGSEYKDIWRQYYANTNYTYSLSDDQSLNFDFNIYRSNDEGRKLAGEIGVTAWSFAAAYTVGAHTFKVTHQRINGDQPFDYLGMGPGTFHDSIYLANSSQLVDFNGPNERSWGLFYDLNMASYGVPGLTFHARYIRGTDVDGSKMDPSSPYAYYADSEDHWERDLAVGYVVQSGPAKDLSFKLRQATHRIGNGKSDVSSDQVRLIIEFPYEIF; encoded by the coding sequence ATGTCATTTCGCAGAAAAACACTACTGGCCCTGGCCATCAGCACCGCAACGGGGGCACCACTGGCCTTGGCCAGTCAGGCCGAAAGCCAGGGTTTCATCGAAGACAGCCACCTGAAGTTCATGACCCGCAACCTCTACTGGAATCACGATCGCCATGGCGGCGCTGATGACCGGCGAGAATGGGGCCAAGGTTTTCGCCTCGACTACACCTCCGGCTATACCCAGGGCACCCTTGGCTTCGGCGTCGACCTGAGCGCCTATTCGGCGATCAAGCTCGATGGTGGTCGTGGATACTCCGGACAGGCGGGCGTACTGGTACCGGATGGCGAAGGCACCAAGGACGCAGCAGGCTCTGCCGGCGCCTCGGTGAAGATGCGCCTGTCCAACACCGAACTGCGTTATGGCAACAACCTGCGTCCTTACAACCCGGTTTTCGCACCGGCCGATGCGCGCCTGGTTCCGGGCACCGCTACCGGATTCTGGCTGACCAGTTCAGAGTGGACAGGCCTGGACCTCGAAGCCGGACACATGACCGCCTCCAAGGACTTCAACAGCACAAACAACGACGATGATTTCCACGCATCCTACGCCGGCGTCAGCACGGATACCGTGGACTTCGTCGGCGGCAACTACGCCATCACCGACAATCTCAGCGTCAGCCTCTATGGCTCGGAGTACAAGGACATCTGGCGTCAGTACTACGCCAACACCAACTACACCTACTCGCTGAGTGACGATCAGAGCCTGAACTTCGACTTCAACATCTATCGCTCGAATGACGAAGGTCGCAAGCTGGCCGGCGAGATCGGCGTCACCGCCTGGTCGTTCGCCGCCGCTTACACCGTCGGCGCGCACACCTTCAAGGTGACTCACCAACGCATCAATGGCGACCAGCCATTCGACTACCTGGGCATGGGGCCAGGCACTTTCCATGATTCCATCTACCTGGCCAACTCCTCGCAGCTGGTGGATTTCAACGGCCCGAACGAACGCTCCTGGGGTCTATTCTACGACCTCAACATGGCCAGCTATGGCGTGCCCGGTCTGACCTTCCACGCCCGCTACATCCGTGGTACCGACGTCGATGGCAGCAAGATGGATCCGAGCAGCCCCTACGCCTACTACGCTGACAGCGAAGACCACTGGGAACGCGATCTCGCCGTGGGCTATGTGGTGCAGAGTGGCCCGGCCAAGGACCTGTCCTTCAAGTTGCGTCAGGCCACCCACCGTATCGGCAACGGCAAGTCCGACGTGTCCTCAGATCAGGTTCGCCTGATCATCGAGTTCCCGTACGAGATTTTCTGA